The Blastopirellula sediminis sequence GAGTGCGAGCAGCAAGAGGCAGAGGAGGGGGGATTTATTCATGTCAGGGATTTCCAAAGTTGTTCGATTTCGGTGCGTGAGCCCATGCTTGGTTGGGCGCCAAGTCGTGTCGCGGCAATCGAGCCGGCGGCGTTTCCAAAGCGAATCGCTTCTTCCAGGTCGTCGGTCTCAATCCAGCGAATCGCCAGGGCGCCGACGAACGCGTCGCCGGCGGCGGTTGTGTCGACGACGGTCGTTGCGAAGGCCGGAATCAAGCGGCCTCCCTGATCGTCGTAGAGGTAGGCGCCTTGCGCGCCGAGGGTGATCACGACATGCCTGGCGCCACGTTGATAAAGCGATCTGGCGGCGAGCTCGATTTGCTCGAGCGACTCGACCGGCAGGCCCGACAATTGAGCCGCTTCCTGTTCATTCGGGCAAATCAGGTCGACCTGCAGCAGTTCGTCGGGACAAACGGTTGGCGCCGGAGCGGGGTCGAGGATGACGCGCGTCTCGCACTCGCGTGCAATCTCGATGACGCGCAGGACCGTCGCGAGCGGCGTCTCCAATTGCAGCAGGACGGCGTCGCTGGTTTGAATCAACTGCCGAAAGGTTTCGATATCGTCGGCCGACAGACGTCCATTGGCTCCGGCGACGATCATGATCGCATTCTGACCGCTATCTTCGACGCTGATCAGAGCCAGCCCGCTTTCGCAGTTGGCGGTTGGCTGGACCGAGTCGCAATTGACGCCGAAATTCTTCAGCCCCTGAATCAGCCGTCCGCCAAACGCGTCGTCCCCAACGCGCCCAATCATCGAAACGTTCCCGCCAGCACAGGCGGCCGAGACCGCCTGGTTGGCGCCTTTGCCGCCGGAAACCTCTTGCAAGGAACGAGCGGCGATCGTTTCGCCGGGCTGGGGGAAATGTGCGCACCTGACGACCAGATCCATGTTGATCGAACCGACGACGACGACTCGGGGAGGAGCGAGCGTATCGCGCATTCGACTATCTCTTGTCCGAGGAGGGGCTGGTCGCGTTATGCGGCGGTTCGCTCGAGAGGAGCGTCAGCGCTTCGGTCGCGCGAGCCTTCTGGTCGTCTCGCAAAATCAGGTAGCGATCGCGGCCGTTTTCCATCGGTTCGAAGGTCGAATAGCCATCCTCTTCAATGGTGACCCGTCCGGCGGGAGAGAGATCGAAGTAGCGATGTTCCGGGCGAATTGCAACCAATACCGATGTCAGATCCCATGTCGGGCGGTTGTGCGGCGGCGTGATATAGAGGTTGTACGACTCAGCGACCGGGTGATGCTCGACATAGTCGAAGTCATGCACAATGCTGTCGTACGGATAGGTAAGGTTCAAGCCGATTTCAAAACCGCTCCAGAGGATCGGCGTCGGCCAGTTGGAAAACAAGCGGCGCGCCGACGGGATGTCTTTGAAGACGTTGTATTCGCGGTAACGTTTCGGTTCGCCGGTTTTGTGATCCGGAATATCGGTGAAAGCCGCGGCCATGACCGAGAGAAGACGCACCTTCTTCTCGACCAACTCCTTGCCGCTCAAGGGGCTGATGTCATCGGCTGGCGAATCGATAAGGTTGGCGAGATTGGTCGAAAAACCGACCTGGCAGATCACCACCGAGCCATCCTCGGCGTCAACCAGCGCCTTGCGGAGTATGGCGACTGCGTCGGGCGCCGTTTTCCCCGACTTCAGATCGTGAGGGAAGCGGAAATGGCCATTCTCTTCGGCGGCGGCCAGGACGTTGAACTTCCCGGCTTCCGGAGTGACGCCGCTGCGGCAAACGCCGATCGGAATGTCTCCTCGGCCGTAGAACGTGTTCACGCAATCGGTGAACGGGGCGGCCAGTTCATGGTCTTTGGTGATGGTTACCGCGAGCAGTTTGCATTCGCCGCGCGACTCGAGGGCGTGCAGCATGGCGAGCGCCAACACGTCGTCGCAATCGTTGCCAATATCGGTGTCGAAAATGACCGGAATCGGTTGATGCGTTTCCTCCGCGGCGAGAACCGCGGGGACGAAGAGGCACATTACGGCGGAAATGAAAAGCCGTTTCATGATGGGGAAACCTTTCCTACGGACGCTCGTGACATCAAGGTTACGGGGACTTTGTGCATGGTTTGGAGCGGCGGCTTGCCGAGTCGCACTTGCTCGGTCACCAGGGATGCGGCGCGACGCCCCAGTTCGGGGACGTCTTGCGCGATGGTGGTCAGGGGAACTCGCATGAATTCGGCGAATTCAACGTCGTCAAACGTGACGAGCGACAAGTCGTCGGGAATACGCAAGCCGAGCTCGCAAATGGCGCGGATGGCGCCGAACGCGTTCGGCTTGCTCATTGCGAACAGGGCGGTAATGTCAGGATATTTGCTCAGCAACTGCCGAGCGGAACGATAGCCGGATTCCTCGGAGAATTGATCGCCGGCGATCAGCGACTCGTCCAAGCTGAGACCGATTTCGTCGAGAACTTCGCGGACGCCTTGAATTCGCAAGTCGCAGGGGAGCGTCCCTGGCAAACCTTGCAAGACGCCAATGCGGCGATGACCATATTCGACGAGGAGCTCAATCGCTTGACGCGTGCCAGTAAGATGGTCGGAGGTAACCTGGACCATCGACGATTCGGCTTTGCAGCGATCGACGTTCACCAGCGGAACGCCTTGCTCAGCGACCTGTTCTAAATGATCGAACTCAAGTCCCACCGGACAAACGACGAGCGACTCGACGTTGCGGCTCACCAGTTGATCGATCAGCTCTCGTTCTTTTTCCACCGAGC is a genomic window containing:
- the rbsK gene encoding ribokinase: MRDTLAPPRVVVVGSINMDLVVRCAHFPQPGETIAARSLQEVSGGKGANQAVSAACAGGNVSMIGRVGDDAFGGRLIQGLKNFGVNCDSVQPTANCESGLALISVEDSGQNAIMIVAGANGRLSADDIETFRQLIQTSDAVLLQLETPLATVLRVIEIARECETRVILDPAPAPTVCPDELLQVDLICPNEQEAAQLSGLPVESLEQIELAARSLYQRGARHVVITLGAQGAYLYDDQGGRLIPAFATTVVDTTAAGDAFVGALAIRWIETDDLEEAIRFGNAAGSIAATRLGAQPSMGSRTEIEQLWKSLT
- a CDS encoding nucleoside hydrolase produces the protein MKRLFISAVMCLFVPAVLAAEETHQPIPVIFDTDIGNDCDDVLALAMLHALESRGECKLLAVTITKDHELAAPFTDCVNTFYGRGDIPIGVCRSGVTPEAGKFNVLAAAEENGHFRFPHDLKSGKTAPDAVAILRKALVDAEDGSVVICQVGFSTNLANLIDSPADDISPLSGKELVEKKVRLLSVMAAAFTDIPDHKTGEPKRYREYNVFKDIPSARRLFSNWPTPILWSGFEIGLNLTYPYDSIVHDFDYVEHHPVAESYNLYITPPHNRPTWDLTSVLVAIRPEHRYFDLSPAGRVTIEEDGYSTFEPMENGRDRYLILRDDQKARATEALTLLSSEPPHNATSPSSDKR
- a CDS encoding LacI family DNA-binding transcriptional regulator → MPKPRANSTLSDVAKAAGVSTSTASRALNGLASKYRISESTAKLVKESAQRLGFRPSQVARSLRLQRTGLVGIVVPDLSNPFFSAIARAVTVSAEAEGFSALLADSDGSVEKERELIDQLVSRNVESLVVCPVGLEFDHLEQVAEQGVPLVNVDRCKAESSMVQVTSDHLTGTRQAIELLVEYGHRRIGVLQGLPGTLPCDLRIQGVREVLDEIGLSLDESLIAGDQFSEESGYRSARQLLSKYPDITALFAMSKPNAFGAIRAICELGLRIPDDLSLVTFDDVEFAEFMRVPLTTIAQDVPELGRRAASLVTEQVRLGKPPLQTMHKVPVTLMSRASVGKVSPS